The segment TAAGGAAACAAAAGGAAGGAAAGGATAAGATGAAGAAATTGCCTGGAAACATATGAATTCTGATGTAAAATGAACATTATCATCTCTTCATTCATATACATAATTCTATTTCAGGGTATGGAGAAACAGCGAAGGACATTATTGAAAGTGCTTTATTCCCCGAAGCTGGACTGCATAATGGTCTTGGTCAAGCTGGAGGTGCAGGTGGGATTGTGATTGTTCGAGATCTTGACTTCTTCTCGTATTGTGAGTCATGTCTGCTTCCATTTCAAGTGAAATGTCATGTGGGTTATGTTCCATATGGTCAGCAAGTTGTAGGGTTGAGTAAGCTCTCTCGAGTCGCAGACGTGTATGCAAAGAGACTTCAAAAGCCTCAACGTCTGGCTGATCAAATTTGTTCGGCTCTGCACCATGGTATCAACCCAGGAGGTGTTGCTGTTGTGCTTCATTGTTTGCACATTCATTTCCCGAGCTTGGAGTCGGTCTTTCTCGACTCGAAATCCTCAGGATGGGTCAAAGTGCAGGTTCAATCTGGTTTGGGAGCTTTCGAAAACCAAGATGCTGATGCCTGGATGGACTTCTTCagtcttttaaaatttagaggcATAGATCTAAGCAAAGCTGGTGCACCAGATTCAAATTCTCAACTTTGGTGCCCATCTCATTTTCCTTCAGCTTCTAAATTCTCAACCAAAATCGAGTCATTAAACCCGAGAATGACCACTGCAGCGACATCAATTTTGAGGTCGTTAGGTGAAGACCCTTCAAGGGAAGAGCTTCTTGGAACACCTGGTCACTTTGTCAACTGGCTAATGAACTTCCAAAACTGTAATGTTGAAATGAAGATGGATATGAAGAAGCTCAATGGCTTTGCTAATGGTAGAACTCATTTCGAACACAACGAGAACGGTAACCTCTCCGAGAAAAAGATTCAATCAGAGATGAATTTCTCGTTCTGGTCCCAATGCGAGCACCATTTACTTCCCTTTTATGGCGTCGTGCATATAGGATTCTTAAGAGCTGATGGAGTCACTCACCTTGAGAAATCACTTCTAAACTCAGTAATACATTTCTATGGTTTCAAGCTTCAAGTTCAGGAGAGAATGACCAGGCAGATAGCAGAGACAGTCTCATCATTATTAGGAGCAGACGTCGTAGTTGTTGTTGAGGCGAGTCATACCTGTATGATCTCAAGaggaattgagaagtttggTTGCACGACAGCTACAATTGCTGCGCTCGGTCGGTTTTCATCAGATGCAGCTGCAAGAGCCATGTTCTTGCAGAGCATTCCCAAAACTACCATCGGAGAACTGTAAGGACAAGCTTATGATTATGCCTAAGACCCCTTCACAACACACAAGTTTTGCACAACTTGATCAATAGCGCCATACACATTTGGCTGGAAGGTATAGTTTATGGGTCAGGTCATCCTCCCATTCATATTATATTTAGCTGTTTTAGACCAAAGGGATCCAAAAAGGATACCGTTTATACTTGATTTTGTTGGTCAGGAGCCCAGGAGTGGCAGCTTTCCAACAGATTTCATGGCCAGTTTTGGTGCAATTTCTTTACTAGGATGTATATCCATGAAACCTTTATGTATTCCTATCATTCCTCATCTTCTGGGCAAAATCTTGCTTACAAACTACCAATCAAAATTCAGAGGCTAAATTTaccatttaatattttccatCACTTTTACCTCATATATAAGAAGACAGTGCATTGTCTAATAGGATCCACAAATCATCACAATATGAACAGTTTTAGCATTATTCCACACTGCACAGTTAGGTGACAATATCATTTACCCACCTATTATTTGTAGCAAAAGAACCTCTGAAGTCCAAGACACTGCCCCTTCTTCAATCTAACCACATATGTCGAATCTCATGCCAAACTATCTCCATACCTTTCGAAACGTTCTTAGGTTCCTGTTGCTCGGGATGATGAACGTATACCTGATACAGATAAGCTGAGATGATAACAATCACCATGAAGGTTAGGAAGTATGTATTCGCTGATACGGAGGACACATGATCCTGCAAGTGAGCAATCAACTTTGATTAGTGATCCCTTGGAGAAGCAAAATACTGAATTGTTTGATACACGTGCATATTCTGAtgttaaaaaagaacaaaatgaaagacaTATGAAACTTCGGATAGAACACGAGGCGAAAGAAACCTTGAACACCGTCCAGCTCTTGGGAGAAAGGTTTTTATCAGCATGCTCCAGACAGTAATGTAACATATCAATTATCGTCAACTCCGTGACTGGATCATAACTATCTGCTAGCACATTGGATCATAACTATTGATATCGAAAGCACGGGGAAGCGGGATAATACGAAACCATTGAATCAAATTTCACAAGGAAATTTAGGACATAATATACGGTACCTGGGATGTCAAATATTTGTTTCGCCGATGGAATACCTAATAAATTCCCCAAATGGGCACGTACACGAACACGGTCCGCAAAGGAAAGTAGATCTCCATGGGTTATAACAACAACTGGCTTGTCATCTGTGATTAAAAAGAGTGAAATTCTAATTTCTCGGCATACAACATGCAACCTAAGGAATgtgatcttaaaaaaataaataatgataataatctTCCTGTTACTCTCATAAACATGATATTATAACTAATGATGAGTGGGATAACTTCACCTCCATATGATAAATAAGGGCAATTGAACGCAGTAGTTATCACTCTTTCATAATCTTTCTCTATGTCATTGCCATCCATTGATTTAAGAACTGAAAGCCCATCGACGACGAATATGACAAAATTAATCATTCTGACCGCCCTAGAAAGAGGGAAGCGTTGGCGAGCTTTACACCTCATTCTATTTATTAAACTTGAAGCATCAGATTTCCTGGGAAGTAATTTACACACATGACGAAGTAAGTCAGGattgaatttaaaactaatgggagatgtaacagtccaagcccacaactagcagatattgttcgctttagcctgttatgtatcgccgtaagcctcatggttttaaaacgcgtctactagggagaggtcttcatacccttataaggaatgcttcgttctctctAAACACTGCCCAATGTTTGGCTCTAGTCCAAGGAGGGAACGacgcatttcttataagggtgtggaaatctctcccgaacagatgtgttttaaaactatgaggctgacgacgatacgtaaaggtcaaagtggacaatatctgctagcagagGGCTATGGTCTCAATGTTAAAACTTCAACCTTGCTACAAGTTCTCCATGATGAACACCCTTGGTCATCCATTGTTTCAACACTTCAATGTTTTCGGACGAGTCATCAGACAGACCACGGGTATCGTATAAACAAAAGGATTTCGACTTTCTCAGAATCATATATTCTTGAAGGAAAAAAGTTCCATCTTCACCAGATGAATTACCTACACCGAAAAGATACAACAATTTTTAAGTTCAAATAAGCAACTCCTATTTTCATTTAGAGAACAGCCTCAAATGAATTCAAAGAAATACATGATACTTGAGCTCTTTCGGGCGCAAAACGGTCCTCGTCAAACACCTTGGAGATCCTATTTATAAGACTACTTTTACCAGATCCTTTCGGACCAATCAATATAAGCGACATTGTTTGTGGGATATCATAGTCAGATAATTTCATTCCACCTACCTGCTCAATCCATGATCCAGGAGAATAGCTGCCAAATAGAGGCTAGCATGTCAATATGAGCAAAATTTAGCAGCATTCTTGAAAATTATAAGAGATATAATACTCATGAACCGTCATCAACTATATTTAGTTCATCGACAACTCAGACAAGGAGTTTACACCGCAATTTGGGCACTACTAGGGACAATAAATTCCTTTCTCCTTCATGAGATGTTAGATctttagaaataaaaacatgtcAAAAGTAATAGAGATACCTCAAAATTTTTCTCTTAGCCTGATTCAAATTCTCACTACGAATCCGTAATTGATCAGAGCTCTCCAAGATCTCTCTATGTACATTGTTTATCCTCCTCCGATATATTTCAACATTCAAAGCAGATGAAGAAAATTGAGATTCAGTCGCATCAAATTCTCCCATGATTACTCCATTTTCCATATCCGCTTCATCATCCTTAGTTTGCATGCTCAAGTTACTGTTGTTACCCCTTTCTCATCAAGAACAATACCCATAATGAGCaacatcataaaattaattggGTTTTAACTGGAAAGGGAGTGATTCAGAGAACATGGAACAGAGCAATCGAAACGTATACCTGAGAGTGGGCAGTTGAGTAGCAATTTGCGACTGATCATGCTCGAGAGAAGAACCCCCATCTGCAATTGGGTATTAAATTAAAGCTGTGTCGCAAAATTACTTCGGATAGAAATTAAGCAACAAAAACTTGATGAAGAAACATGGAAATTAGACGCCAATTTCTTCGAtcaaaagaacagaaaactgAAAATACGAACAGAGATGATCGTGAAGGATGGAAGGAGTAGAAAGCGAAACAGTATCGCCGCCCATGCTTGCGCCAAGAATTAGGGTCGTGGGAggatagagaagaaaaatcgGGGCACGTTTTCTTGCGCGCTAAGATTTTGACATGCTTCCATTACGGTTTGAGCTGactcaactaaaaaaaatgtttgagcGGTTGaccaactaaaaaaattcaaccccataaattaaatcaaatttaaaaaatttaaaaaatttaatctaatttacTCTAGAAAAAATACCCAATTTTAAGTTGacgtaagatctcacattgattggagtgGGGtgcaaaacattctttacaatggtataaaaacctctctccagtagacgcgttttaaaatcgtggaactaacaacgatacataacaagtcaaaactgataatatctattaccggtagacttgagctgttacattgCATTATATCTAGATTGGTCTAGTTATCGAGTGATAGGAACACTCCAAAAATTGATTCacaataacatttaaaaaaaattgtttaaaatggTTTCAACCATGTTTCCAAAATATAATAGACATAGCCAAATTTGAGCTATTTCTCTGGTTGACCCTTTAAACCTAAGGCTCGACGATAATTTTTCCAGTGGCATGACCCTCGATACTCCGAGCCCAAGCCCTTTGAGCCTCACTCAAAGGATGCTTCGAGTCAATCACAGTCTTGAgcttcccttctttcattAACTTAACCAAATGTTCCAAATCCTTTCCTTTAGGATTTAGTAGCAAAGGCACCAACTTCTTCTTTGAGAAGCTCACCTTCTGAAGACCATAAGTCAACAACGTCCCAATTCCAGGGGTAATATCTATCACTTTCCCAGTAGGACTCAAATTAGGCTCGAACCTCGACCACGGTATCCCGGTTGCACAATGTACTACAATGTCGTATTTACGCCGCGACGGGCTGATTAAAGCAGCACCATCCGGGGTCGTGTAGTCAAGAACCTCATCTGCCCCTAACTTTCGGACGAGCTCGATGTTACGACTCCCACAAGTTGCTGTTACATGAGCATTTTGAAGCTTCGCCAGTTGAACGGCATAGTGTCCGACCCCGCCCGAGGCTGCAGTAACCAGAATGTTTGGCTGCTGTCCAGGGACTTCATCGAGATGTGTGAGGGCTTGGTGAGCGGTTAGACCGGCGACGGGTAAGCCTGCAGCTTCAGCAGCTGAGACTTCCGGTGGTCTGTGGGCTGTTATGCTCTCTTTTACGGCCGAAAATTCAGCCAACCCGCCTCCATTCTGCCATTGATAACAAAATCTCGAGATTTATatcttattttagtttctaaactttcaattttatgtcaCGTAAAAGATTATTAGAACTCACGAACGGGTTAACCATAGCTAAGACTTTATCACCAGCTCTGAACTTCTTTACTCCCACCCCTACAGCTACTACCTCTCCAGCCACATCAGTGCCTAAAATTCCAAAAGGAAAACGTATATCAACACATGAAAGCACAAGAACACAGTTCAGTAGATATCATCTCAAACAATTCTTACCAGGAATAAAAGGGAACTTGCGGGGAAGAAATGGCCTTAACATCCCTTTCTGGACTTTCCAATCAAAAGGATTAATACTTGCTGCCTCTACTTTTACAACTACTTCATCCTTCTCTGGACTTGGAACTGGAACTTGACTATGCTGCACAAATTTTAACTTCTATCAAAAAATTATGATGAAATATATTCTTGATCCATGAGATTTTGTGTCGATAATCGATTTAGTCTCTGAAGTTTCGAATCAAACACTTAAGTCTTTCAAGGATTGACAAAGGACTTAGAATCATTTCTCAAACTTCAAAATGGATCAAATAGACAATTAGCCCTAAATTTTAGGgctagaaattaattttgtaaacaGCATATTTACATAATGGATTGTAAATGGATAAACAGAGAGACTCGACGAAATCCACAGGATTTGAGCGATGAAGACGCAGAAAGGGAAATATGAAGCGGAAAAAACCTTTAAAGCAGCAGGTCCGCCGCCATAAGCATCGTATTGAACTGCGCACATGAAATTCTCAGCCATCGCTGGAGTGTCGATGAATGAAAGAGTGCGGACAGTGGTTGAAGCGTCTGCAAGAGATTATACGATACGAATTGTAAAATGTATCACTCTTGTGATGTGTGGCCGTTGCTTTGCCGGCGTTTCGCGGACGTGGAGGATTCTCCACCGCCATTGAAACCAAGGTCTACGCGTTCAACAGATAACCTAAGAAAATTgttctaaacaaaaatttgtattACTTCATAAATGACTTCGCTTTGTCTTAATAAATTCTACACATATTTATACTACTGGTAGGGGCATTAAcgtaattttacaaaattacgttaaatattatattttacatttttaatagaaattatctttaaaattttatttgaaatgaatatattctttaaaattatatattaaaaattgagaaaatttcaaCTCCGAtccctataattttttttttttttttgcgggAATTTCTATTCCAATCTCggtgaaaataaatagaaaattagagaattaaatataaaacgGGATGGAGACCTGTGGACATCTCTATTCACTAATTCCTAACCACGAACAATGATGATTTGGAATCGAGAACGATATGTACTTAAGACGGTAGATGTTATTGGGCTGGGAGTGACAATTTTAGGCGTGGATTCTTCATGAAAAATTCACGAGAATAGATTTCCCacactaaaatatttttatacgtCGAACATACGCCACTATGGCTCCACAATAATTTTGCCGGTGGCATGGCCATTCATGCTCTTTGCCCAAGCCTCCTCAGCCTGGCTCAAAGGGTACCTTGAATCAATCATACTCTTCACCTTCCCTTCCTTAATCAAATTCACAACATACTCTAAATTCTCGTTCTTGAAAGACATCGACCACATAGGCACCAGCTTCTTCTTAGAGAAGGTAAATTTCTTAATGGCGAAAGTCATCACGGTTGACGCGTTTGCCGGGGTTATGTCGACCACCTTACCATTTGAGCTCAAATTACGCTCGAACACGGACCATGGGATCCCTGTGGCACAATGGATCACTGCATCATACTTCTTGCCTGATGGACTCTTCAAGGCTGCCCCTTCTAAGGTCTTGTAGTCTATGACCTCATCTGCGCCCAAGCTCTTCACGAACTCGATGTTTCGGGCGCCACACGTAGCGGTCACGTGAGTGTTTCCTAGCTTTGCTAGCTGAACGGCGTAGTGGCCGACGCCGCCAGAGGCAGCTGTGATGAGAATGTTTGATTGAGGACCGTTTCCATCAAGCTTGATCCCAGCAGCTTGGGTGAGAGCTTGGTGTGCTGTTAAAGCCGCAACAGTTAGAGCAGCGCCATCGGCTGCGGTCACTTCGGGCGGCCTAATAACTGTTGAAGCTTCCTTTGCTACAACATATTCAGCAAGTCCACCTCCGGTCTGTCATTGTCATACAAAAACATGAACACTTCCAATAGCATATGAATCAATGATGCAACTCTTGAGCTCGAGCAGacattgtctactttgacccgttatatatcgccgtcagccttacgattttaaaacgtatttgttaaggagaggtttccacacccttataatcaATGTTTCGTTATTTTCTCGAATCGGTGTGAGATctacaatccatccccttagGAGCACAGCCTCCCCATtagcacaccgcttggtgtctgaccatttgtaacagtcagacactgggcggtgtgcgcGAGAGTACACTGGACCCgtaagaggtggattgtgagatcccacatccgttAGAGGGAGAaacaaagtattttttataaaggtctgaaaacctctccctaacagacacgttttaaaatcgtgaagctgacgacgataggtaacgagccaaaacagacaatatctactagtggtgggcttgagctgttatttATCAAAATCATGATTTCCTTGCTCATGGTTAACCAAGATTAACGGTGGAAAAGGGTGAATGATACTTACAGCATGGTTAAGAAACGTCAC is part of the Cucurbita pepo subsp. pepo cultivar mu-cu-16 chromosome LG12, ASM280686v2, whole genome shotgun sequence genome and harbors:
- the LOC111806551 gene encoding chloroplast envelope quinone oxidoreductase homolog translates to MAENFMCAVQYDAYGGGPAALKHSQVPVPSPEKDEVVVKVEAASINPFDWKVQKGMLRPFLPRKFPFIPGTDVAGEVVAVGVGVKKFRAGDKVLAMVNPFNGGGLAEFSAVKESITAHRPPEVSAAEAAGLPVAGLTAHQALTHLDEVPGQQPNILVTAASGGVGHYAVQLAKLQNAHVTATCGSRNIELVRKLGADEVLDYTTPDGAALISPSRRKYDIVVHCATGIPWSRFEPNLSPTGKVIDITPGIGTLLTYGLQKVSFSKKKLVPLLLNPKGKDLEHLVKLMKEGKLKTVIDSKHPLSEAQRAWARSIEGHATGKIIVEP
- the LOC111806853 gene encoding GTP cyclohydrolase 1-like, whose product is MAASDEELSDLKVENGAKHSGVEDEPETIAIMDAVKVLLQGLGEDINREGIRKTPLRVAKALREGTRGYGETAKDIIESALFPEAGLHNGLGQAGGAGGIVIVRDLDFFSYCESCLLPFQVKCHVGYVPYGQQVVGLSKLSRVADVYAKRLQKPQRLADQICSALHHGINPGGVAVVLHCLHIHFPSLESVFLDSKSSGWVKVQVQSGLGAFENQDADAWMDFFSLLKFRGIDLSKAGAPDSNSQLWCPSHFPSASKFSTKIESLNPRMTTAATSILRSLGEDPSREELLGTPGHFVNWLMNFQNCNVEMKMDMKKLNGFANGRTHFEHNENGNLSEKKIQSEMNFSFWSQCEHHLLPFYGVVHIGFLRADGVTHLEKSLLNSVIHFYGFKLQVQERMTRQIAETVSSLLGADVVVVVEASHTCMISRGIEKFGCTTATIAALGRFSSDAAARAMFLQSIPKTTIGEL
- the LOC111806854 gene encoding uncharacterized protein LOC111806854, which encodes MGGDTVSLSTPSILHDHLYGGSSLEHDQSQIATQLPTLRGNNSNLSMQTKDDEADMENGVIMGEFDATESQFSSSALNVEIYRRRINNVHREILESSDQLRIRSENLNQAKRKILSYSPGSWIEQVGGMKLSDYDIPQTMSLILIGPKGSGKSSLINRISKVFDEDRFAPERAQVSCNSSGEDGTFFLQEYMILRKSKSFCLYDTRGLSDDSSENIEVLKQWMTKGVHHGELVARKSDASSLINRMRCKARQRFPLSRAVRMINFVIFVVDGLSVLKSMDGNDIEKDYERVITTAFNCPYLSYGDDKPVVVITHGDLLSFADRVRVRAHLGNLLGIPSAKQIFDIPDSYDPVTELTIIDMLHYCLEHADKNLSPKSWTVFKDHVSSVSANTYFLTFMVIVIISAYLYQVYVHHPEQQEPKNVSKGMEIVWHEIRHMWLD
- the LOC111807579 gene encoding chloroplast envelope quinone oxidoreductase homolog, with translation MASTTSRLMKAVRYEAYGGGSAALKHVEVPIPGPKDDEVLLKVEAVSLNPFDWKIQKGVVRPFLPRNFPHIPCTDVTGEVLEVGSRVKRLKVGDKVVTFLNHATGGGLAEYVVAKEASTVIRPPEVTAADGAALTVAALTAHQALTQAAGIKLDGNGPQSNILITAASGGVGHYAVQLAKLGNTHVTATCGARNIEFVKSLGADEVIDYKTLEGAALKSPSGKKYDAVIHCATGIPWSVFERNLSSNGKVVDITPANASTVMTFAIKKFTFSKKKLVPMWSMSFKNENLEYVVNLIKEGKVKSMIDSRYPLSQAEEAWAKSMNGHATGKIIVEP